The Primulina tabacum isolate GXHZ01 chromosome 16, ASM2559414v2, whole genome shotgun sequence genome window below encodes:
- the LOC142528339 gene encoding pectinesterase inhibitor-like, translated as MAFSLAKVIFFIHLILVTNGLLFATTNGLPLQEVCRRCKDEKFCLYDFGSNSRTRFADYPLLGRIAIGTAQVLATHTQMKIHNSLLSATDPKLKGFLGLCENAYVTVIRSLAMVSDDLDGGRYRDLRVHAVITAEAGQYCESLFKSPYKSPVAGDDLKLNLLCDIIAIIADDLNAGKRV; from the coding sequence ATGGCATTTTCTCTTGCCAAAGTAATCTTTTTCATTCATCTAATTCTTGTTACCAACGGATTGCTCTTTGCCACAACCAATGGTTTACCCCTCCAAGAAGTATGTCGTCGATGCAAAGATGAAAAGTTTTGCTTATACGATTTTGGTTCAAACTCACGCACAAGATTTGCCGATTACCCATTGCTCGGAAGAATTGCCATCGGCACCGCGCAAGTTCTTGCGACACATACACAGATGAAGATTCATAACTCCTTGCTTTCAGCAACTGATCCTAAGCTAAAAGGCTTTCTGGGCCTGTGTGAAAACGCCTATGTCACTGTTATACGTAGTTTGGCAATGGTATCGGATGATTTGGATGGCGGGCGGTATCGTGATCTTCGCGTGCACGCCGTAATAACTGCTGAAGCGGGTCAATATTGTGAGAGTTTGTTCAAGAGCCCCTATAAATCCCCTGTAGCTGGGGATGATTTGAAGTTGAATCTTTTGTGTGATATTATAGCGATCATCGCTGATGATCTTAATGCAGGAAAAAGAGTTTGA